From the genome of Betaproteobacteria bacterium:
CGGGCGTGGCATGGCTGCCGATGCCGCCCGGAAAGGAGAACTGCTTGAACAGCCGCTGCATGCCGGCCTCGTCGAGCGACACCTCGGGATAGCGCTCGGACATCGTGCCCTCGAGCCAGGCACACGCTGCCAGCGCCGGGCCGCCGTGGCCGGGGCCCGCGATGTAGATCATGTCCAGCGCGGGGTCTCGGCGCAGCACGCGATTCAGATGCGCCCAGATGAAGCTCAGGCCCGGCGTGGTGCCCCAATGTCCGAGAAGACGCGGCTTGACGTGATCGATCGACAGCGGCGTGCGCAGCAAGGGATTGTCGAGCAGATAAATCTGACCGACCGCCAGGTAGTTGGCCGCCCGCCACCACGCATGCAGCGCGCGCAACGTCTCGGCATCGAGCGGCGCATCGGCGTTTGCAACTGGTGGATCGTCCACGGGTGTCTCCATATCGACTTGACGCGCTGCTGCGTTATGCGCGAGTGCGCCCGCACAAAACAGACCATATCGACAAACGAATAGACAAAACGGGCATCGCGCGTGCTGGTTTGCAGGTGCATCCCATCCGTGCGTCGCGGGACAGTCCGCCTGACAGTTCTTTGGTCTGTCCTCGCGACGCTTTCGTTCAAGGAGAAGCGCGATGACATCCGCCCGCTATCCTTCGCATCCCACCCATGACCAATCCGGCGCCTGGCTGCTGGCCGCGGGAATCGGCGCCGGTCTCATGTATTTCTTCGATCGGCAAAACGGCCGGCGGCGGCGCGCGCTTCTGCGCGATCAAACGGTTCACATGCGCCGCCTCGCGCGGGAAGCAAGCCGCGTGACTGCGCGCGATCTGGCGGGACGCGGCGCCGGCATGATGGCGCTCATCGCTCGGCGCCTCAACGGCGGCGCGCAAGCGGCGTCGGACAGCGCGTTGATCGAGCGCATCCGCGCCAGGCTGGGGCGTGTCGTATCGCATCCGCACGCCGTTCACGTCACGAGCCGCGACGGCCACGTCACGGTGAGCGGTCCGATCCTCGCCGTCGAAGCGCCGCGGCTGCTGCAGTCGATCCGCGGCGTCGCAGGCGTACAAACGATCGACGATCAGCTGCAGGTGCACGAGCGTGCAGGAAACATCTCGGCCCTGCAGGGGGGCGTGCAACGCAACGGTCATCGCTTCGAGCTGCTGCAGGAGAACTGGTCGCCGACCGCGCGGCTGATGACCGGAAGCGCGGGTCTGTTCCTGCTCGGAACCGCGCTGCGCTCGCACGGTCCTGTATCGCTGGCACTGAGCCTGTTCGGGGGCGGGCTGTTGCTGCGCACCGCGACCAATCGGCAGCTTGGCAGTCTTGCCGGCGTCGGCGCTCATTGCCGCGACATCGAAGTGCAGAAGTCGATCACCATCCGCGCGCCGATCGCACGGGTGTTCGACTTCTGGACCCGCATCCGCAACTTCCCGAGCTTCATGACGCGCGTGCGCGAGGTGCAGGAGATCGACGACAGCCGCTCCTACTGGCGCGTGGAAGGTCCGGCCGGGCTGCCGGTGGAATGGACCGCCGAAATCACCCGGGTGGTCCCGCAGAAGTCAATCGAGTGGCGTTGCGACGATCGCACCGCGGTGAAGCACTCGGGCCGAGTGCGATTCGAACAGGATGGGGAAAACGCCACGCGCGTGCACGTGCAGCTGCACTACTTCCCGCCCGCCGGCGCTGTCGGCCATGTCGTTGCCACGCTGTTCGGCGCCGACCCGAAGAGCGGGCTCGATGCCGACCTCATGCGCATGAAGTCGATGCTGGAGACCGGCCATCCGCCGCACGATGCTGCGCGCCCGCTCGGATTGCAGCCACCGCGGCACGGCACGGACGCGGGCTAGCCCGGATATTCGTCGGCGCGCGGGATCCAAGGCGTCAACGAGCCTACTTCGACGACCCAGCCGTCGGAAGACGAAGTCCCACCCGCTTGACCGTACCGTTTTCCACCTCGCGCACGACCACCTCGGCGCTCCCTACGCGCACCCGATCGCCCACCACGACGCGGCCGTGGAAAACCTCGGCCAGGTAGTCCGCAAGCGCTTTGTGCGCATCCTTGTCCTCGACGGGCAGACCGTAGACGGACGCCAGATCGCCCAGGACGGCATCGCCGTAGAGCAGAAAGTCGCCGAAATAGCGATGTTCTTCCAGTCGGTCCGGGAGGCGATGCGGGTCGAACAGGGCGCTCAATTGCGCCAATCCCTGCGGGCGGGTCAGGAAGTAGACGTAATCGCCCGGCGCAAACCGCAGCTCGGGCTGCAGGGTCTGCGGCTCGCCGTCGCGAATGACCGCCATCACGTGAATGCCGTGCGGCAGCGCAAGCTCGCCCATGCGCCGCTCGACCACGGTGCTGCCCTGCTTGGCCTCGTAGCACACCATCTCGTGCTCGAAGTGACCCGGCATGTCGAGCGTGAGCTCGTGCACCGGTTCGATGCTCGGCGGGACTTCCAGCTTGAGTAAGCGCGCCGCCGGTGCCATGGTCCAGCCCTGCAGCACGAGCGACACCAGCACGACGAAAAACGCGACATTGAAATAAAGCCGAGCGTCCTCCAACCCGTACATCATCGGGAACAGCGCCAGCACGATCGGCACCGCGCCGCGCAAGCCGACCCAGCCGATGTAGACCTGCTCGCGCCACGGAAGTCGGAACGGCAGCAAGCTCAACACGACCGCGACCGGCCGCGCAACCAGCATGAGCCCGGCGGCCACGAGCAGTGCCGGTCCGGCGAGCGGCAACAGTTCCGAGGGCGTGATGAGCAATCCGAGAATCAGAAACATGACGATCTGGCTCAACCAGGCGAGACCGTCGTGGACGCGGAAAATATTCTGCGCCGATTGCAGGCGCGAGTTGCCGAGCACGAACCCCGCAATATAGATGGCGAGATAGCCGCTGCCTCCCAGTTCGGCGGAGATCGCGAACACAACCAGCCCCCCCGCCACGGCGAGCAAGGGATAGAGCCCGGTGATCAGCTTCAAGCAGTTGATCAGCCACACCAGCGCCTTGCCGCCGACGTAACCGAGCAGCCCGCCGATGCTGAACTGTTTCGCGAGCGCCGTCAGCAGCGACCATTCGAGCTGCGTGCGCCCGGCGATCAGCAGCTCCAGCAACGCCATGGTGAGGAAGATGGCCATCGGATCGTTGCTGCCCGATTCGATCTCGAGGATGGAGGCGACCCGTTCCTTCAACGTGGCGCCCT
Proteins encoded in this window:
- a CDS encoding potassium/proton antiporter translates to MEYWNYAVLIGAALLLISIVASDISSRVGAPLLLVFLLLGMLAGEDGPGGIAFDDFEISYVIGTLALAVIIFDGGMRTQRETFRVALWPAMSLASVGVVTTAVVVGLFAAWILHLGWLEGMLIGAIVGSTDAAAVFALLRTQGATLKERVASILEIESGSNDPMAIFLTMALLELLIAGRTQLEWSLLTALAKQFSIGGLLGYVGGKALVWLINCLKLITGLYPLLAVAGGLVVFAISAELGGSGYLAIYIAGFVLGNSRLQSAQNIFRVHDGLAWLSQIVMFLILGLLITPSELLPLAGPALLVAAGLMLVARPVAVVLSLLPFRLPWREQVYIGWVGLRGAVPIVLALFPMMYGLEDARLYFNVAFFVVLVSLVLQGWTMAPAARLLKLEVPPSIEPVHELTLDMPGHFEHEMVCYEAKQGSTVVERRMGELALPHGIHVMAVIRDGEPQTLQPELRFAPGDYVYFLTRPQGLAQLSALFDPHRLPDRLEEHRYFGDFLLYGDAVLGDLASVYGLPVEDKDAHKALADYLAEVFHGRVVVGDRVRVGSAEVVVREVENGTVKRVGLRLPTAGSSK
- a CDS encoding BON domain-containing protein, which codes for MTSARYPSHPTHDQSGAWLLAAGIGAGLMYFFDRQNGRRRRALLRDQTVHMRRLAREASRVTARDLAGRGAGMMALIARRLNGGAQAASDSALIERIRARLGRVVSHPHAVHVTSRDGHVTVSGPILAVEAPRLLQSIRGVAGVQTIDDQLQVHERAGNISALQGGVQRNGHRFELLQENWSPTARLMTGSAGLFLLGTALRSHGPVSLALSLFGGGLLLRTATNRQLGSLAGVGAHCRDIEVQKSITIRAPIARVFDFWTRIRNFPSFMTRVREVQEIDDSRSYWRVEGPAGLPVEWTAEITRVVPQKSIEWRCDDRTAVKHSGRVRFEQDGENATRVHVQLHYFPPAGAVGHVVATLFGADPKSGLDADLMRMKSMLETGHPPHDAARPLGLQPPRHGTDAG